A portion of the Thermodesulfovibrionales bacterium genome contains these proteins:
- a CDS encoding acetyltransferase — protein MKNILLFGGGLHASCCIDIMQKEGKYNIIGISDSIHDIGTELFGYTVVGRQEQLKELVVKYSVDGGIITIGDNWSRKIVYDCIKNIIPDFRFVNAIHPSTIIGTNVQLGVGIVTMAGSIINPDSIVGDFCFLATGAQLEHNCRMGDFSSISCGSITGGKVTIGKYSAITLGVTVMDRLNIGENTVVGAGSLVTKDLPDNVLAYGNPAKIMRKRKPGENFLKSR, from the coding sequence ATGAAGAATATTTTACTCTTTGGCGGCGGACTTCATGCAAGTTGCTGCATTGATATTATGCAGAAAGAAGGCAAATACAATATTATAGGAATTTCGGATTCCATTCATGATATCGGAACGGAATTGTTTGGGTATACAGTGGTTGGAAGACAAGAACAACTGAAAGAATTAGTTGTAAAATATAGCGTGGACGGTGGGATTATTACGATTGGCGATAATTGGTCACGAAAGATAGTATATGATTGCATCAAGAATATAATTCCGGATTTTAGATTCGTAAATGCAATTCATCCATCAACGATAATCGGAACGAACGTTCAATTAGGTGTCGGGATTGTGACTATGGCCGGCTCTATTATTAATCCCGATAGCATTGTCGGCGATTTTTGTTTTTTGGCAACGGGTGCACAGTTAGAGCATAATTGTAGAATGGGGGATTTTTCGAGTATTTCGTGTGGTTCCATTACGGGCGGAAAAGTTACTATAGGGAAGTACTCGGCGATCACTCTAGGAGTAACCGTTATGGATAGATTGAATATTGGAGAGAATACCGTTGTCGGTGCAGGTTCATTAGTCACCAAGGATTTGCCCGATAATGTGCTTGCATATGGAAACCCTGCGAAGATTATGAGAAAGCGAAAACCTGGCGAAAATTTCCTTAAGTCAAGATAG
- the rfbF gene encoding glucose-1-phosphate cytidylyltransferase gives MKAIVLAGGFGTRLSEETMHRPKPMVEIGGKPVLWHIMNIYAAHGIKEFIIALGYKGEFIKEYFLNFYAFNNDITVDLSDGGTIIHEGRQRDWKVHLVDTGLNTQTGGRMKRLGKWIGRDDAFMMTYGDGVADISIRSLLEYHKKHGRLATITMVRPTARFGKITCENERVIEFNEKPQTGEGWINGGFFVLNRKVLDYIEDDDSVWEHGPLEELARDGQLMGYRHNGFWSPMDTLREKKYLEELWDSGRAPWKVWNDGERRRIK, from the coding sequence ATGAAGGCTATTGTTCTTGCGGGAGGATTCGGCACGCGGCTCTCAGAGGAAACGATGCATCGGCCGAAGCCGATGGTCGAAATCGGAGGGAAGCCTGTGTTATGGCATATCATGAATATTTATGCCGCCCACGGCATAAAGGAGTTTATCATAGCCCTCGGATACAAGGGAGAGTTCATCAAAGAATACTTCCTGAATTTCTATGCGTTTAACAACGACATTACTGTTGACCTTTCGGATGGCGGCACGATAATTCATGAAGGGCGACAGCGTGACTGGAAGGTCCATCTTGTCGATACCGGTCTCAATACGCAGACCGGCGGGCGAATGAAGCGCTTGGGAAAATGGATTGGAAGAGATGATGCGTTTATGATGACGTACGGTGACGGCGTTGCAGATATATCAATTCGTTCATTGCTCGAATATCACAAGAAGCACGGAAGGCTTGCGACCATAACCATGGTGCGGCCGACTGCCAGGTTCGGCAAGATCACCTGTGAAAACGAAAGGGTCATAGAGTTTAACGAAAAGCCGCAGACCGGGGAGGGATGGATCAACGGCGGATTTTTTGTCCTGAACCGCAAGGTCCTCGATTATATCGAGGATGATGATTCAGTCTGGGAGCATGGCCCGCTGGAAGAACTCGCCCGTGACGGCCAGTTGATGGGCTACCGGCACAATGGCTTCTGGTCACCCATGGATACCCTTCGAGAGAAGAAGTATCTCGAGGAACTCTGGGATTCGGGAAGGGCGCCGTGGAAGGTATGGAATGACGGCGAACGCCGGCGAATCAAATGA